Below is a genomic region from Salvelinus fontinalis isolate EN_2023a chromosome 2, ASM2944872v1, whole genome shotgun sequence.
AATCCAAATGTAATCTCCGGATATGATTAATCAGTGTGAAATTTCACCACTTTCACATCTGAATGTTAATGGATGTGGTACATCGGTTATGCAGTCAATCATGTGTGTTTTCATTCATAAAAAATTATCCCATTGTTGTGAAACAGTGTTAAAATGTTGGGTCATCTAGTTTCGCCATGAGTCAAAGGGGAAATGAAAGAGGTGACACatggggaggagggggtgaggatATAGCTCACACGTCAAATAGGAAATTGAGATCATTTCCAGGGAATTTCTAGGGCCTAAGTCACTCAAAAGAACAAATCGTATATGAAgcatcaggctgtaacacagcactCCTGAGTGACAAtcaagcaataaggcacgagggggtgtggtatgtggccaagggctgttcttacgtacgacgcatcgcggagtgcctggatacagccattagccgtggtatattggccatataccacaaacccccgaggtgccttattgctattataaactggttaccaacgtaattagaacagtaaaaataagtgTTTTGTCACACCCATGGTATACAATctcatataccacggctgtcagccaatcaacattcagggctggaaccacccagtttgTAATGCGATATAAGTACTTTACATTTGTACACACCCGCTTAAATAAACTGGTATTAAATATGGACAGCACAGTGTCAATTTTATGTACACAGTATGATTTTATGGATTTGACCACCATTCCTACTGAAAGGGGAAGTAAGAAAGTATATTTGTCCTACatcgtgtgtttgtctgtgtgtttagCTGGCCTGTGCATAAACCGCTGGAGTTTAGAGGAACTAGTGAAGCGAGATCCACAAAACTTCATCATCCTGCTGCAGCAGATTCTGAGGAAAACTAGGGAGGTATGGCTCTCCATGTAATGAATTGTTCTACATCTGTTTAATTTACTGTAGCTGTAATGTAACTGTAATGGAGCTGTAATggagctgtaatgtagctgtaatggaGCTGTAATGGAGCTGTAATGGAGCTGTAATggagctgtaatgtagctgtaatgtagctgtaatggagctgtaatgtagctgtaatgtaactgtaatgtagctgtaatggaGCTGTATTGTAACTGTAATGCAGCTGTAATGGAGCTGTAATGGAGCTGTAATGTAATTGTATATTCTGTAGGTTCTAGAGCAGTCCCAGGATGAGCTGGTGGTCCCACTGGCTCTCCTGTTCTCTTCTACTCTTCTGCAGGTGAGCCCAGATACAGTAGACCGCCACACCACAGAAACTCATCATCACCAACCATGACCAGAAACCCACGTGTGGACAGTCTCAGACCAGTCCAATGTAGCGTAGTTCTCAGATGATCCAGTATGTATCTCTCCTCTGTTTCAGACCCCTCACTTCTCCCCTGACTCTGGGGTGCTGCAGGAGGCCTGTGAGGTGTTCCACTGTTTCCTGTCCTGGCCGGAGCCCTGCTGCAGCGCCAGCCGACACCTGCTCTCCCTCATCAAGCAGGAGCTCAGGGCACCAGGTATTGAACCCTTGACTCTATACAGCCTTCCTGTTGGTCTGGGTCTCATCTCATCTGTCACTTGTCACTGTTCTGATTCAAGTTCCATTTTCTTCCACATGGTGGCACTATTGTTTaaatcagggctctccaaccctaccatcctgtaggttttcgctccaaccctaatctagcacaccagATTCTaacaattagctggttgataaactgaatcagaCTAGTTAAAACTGGGGTTGGATCGAAAACCTACAGgttagttctccaggaacagggttggagagccctggtttaAACAATACAGGAGGTAACACCATCACTTATACTGTATTTCCACCAGGTATCTCATTTCAAAGACTAGTGAGAGAAGAACAGGGCTTGACCACCACCACCAATCACTCCAAAACTATGTAAGTCAACACAGGCCAACAAAGACCATCCGTGATTAAATCATTCAACATCGCTCCAACTTGAAACATTTAAACACAAACCACTGTTCTCctctttgttgtgtgtgtgtgtgttcataacgTGTGTGTGACTGTATTAGGACGGTATTGTTAATGAGCCCAGGCGAGGATGTCCCTCCCgagctcctgtctgtctctgagcaGCTGAGTGGTGTCTGTCACTCCCAGAGggacacctccatcaccctgatCAAACATGCCTTCCAGGCTGCCCTGGGGACCAAGTACCCACTCCAGATACTGCATCATGCACTGCAGGTATGTCCTATTATATGTTATTCCTAAATGATGTGTTCACAGTTCAGTTACTTCACCTACTGTCACGTAGGTATTTCTATATGATTATCTGTACTCCGGGGTCataaattacatttttacattcacCATTTTCTAGCTCCATGGTTTGTTAATGTATTTTTGGTTGTTCGTTTTGGATTTATCCATATATGCATTATGCATGGTGCACCAACACTACTGCAGATAATCTGTATCATACATATACTGCTAGCAAACAGGTTATACAATATCTGTATTTGTCAAACAGTCAAAAGGGGCAGAGGATCTGGAGCAGCTTGTGACTGCAGTAACAGAGGCCCTGGAGACAGCAGCCTTTACACGGGACCCAGACACAGCCAGAGAGAGTCTATTGCAGAGCCTGAAGGGGCTGGTGGAGAGCATTGGCATACCCCCTCCAGACTGCCATACAGGCCCTGGTGAGAACTTTACGACATGCTTCATCATAATCTCCCCATCTGGTGTTCCTGGAACAGATAAACTGGTCTACTTTGGGCAAACAGGACGGACTGGAGATGATTAGAGATAGACAGATGAGGAAGTCAAATGAGTAATGACTCTGAGAAACTCACAGTGTCACATACAATGCTTGATCCTACTTGATCTGATTAGTCTTGGTTCTTTGTCTTATTATTAGGAAATGTCCATACACTGACGCTGCCCTTAGCTAAATGTCACATGTACTCCTGGGATAAGGACAACTTCGGTAATGAGCTTTTTTCCCATTGCTTCTTTTCTCCACATTCAAGACAGTATATTTCAACACCATACTGTAAAATCTGTATAGCCTTTGTGTCTGTGGATTGTCAATGATGTAATTCTGTGTATTCGTTCAGACATTTTAAATGACCTTCTTCAGAGTGAGCTGGACCAGCTCCCAGTCTTTAACCTTCCCATAGacaagggagaggaggatgatgaagatgaggaaacagaggaggacacAATAAAGAACCGATACACAGACCACCGGATCTCCACTGTGTCCACCTGCTCCAAAGACTCTATGTTCTCCAGCTACTCCCTGTCCTCCAGCTTGTCTGtgccctccaccctgtctgagtctTCCGGGGTGGACAGTGACTTCAGCGAGGACTTGGAGACAGATGACggccaaccagagaccaggaggagacctaAGTCAAAAGTCCACCTCAGCCAGCGTTTCTCCATGCTCTTCAAGTCCCACCAACGCAGCTCCTCCCTCTGCCGACGAGCACAGAGCATGGGCTCCCGTGGTGATGTCATTAGAGACGGCCCATCTGGGGCGCTGTTCAAGCGCTCCAAGTCCTTGCCTAGACAGGTCCGCCTGCCCCGCCTGCCCCGCAGTTCAGGGGTGCCTGCCCCCACCTCAGATGGACCGTTTCCCCAGAGTCACCACGTGTGTGTCCGGAAGAGGCCCATTTTGAGttgtgaggagggggagggggtggagatgTCCACCCTGGTCAGGGTGGTAGTGTTTGGGGGGGACCGGGAGGCAGGGAGGCTGGCCAGGGCCTACACTGACCTacagcagagggagagcagaTGTCCTCGCCTCACCACGGCCTACAGGCTGCAGTTCTACTTTGTCCCTGTGAAGAGGGGGAACCTGGGAGGCCCAGGAGGAGTGTCCATAGTGCCTGAGGGGCACCTAGGGAGTCTACTGAAATGCCCAACATCTACGGTGAGAATACCCAGCTTCTTGGTTCTTCCAGAAGAGGACAAGAGCATTATTTACAGCTGACTTCATAGTTGTGTACAGAAGACTAAAACATTATGACGTGCCAATTAGATATGACAATGAGAGTTTATAATCtctccctaaccctaactttgtACAACTTATCTTATCTTTGCTGTCACATCCAGAAGTCAAATGCAGTTATACTTGAGGACAGCACCACTGACATCGCCCAATTGATAGGCATGACTGACCCCTGGTACAAACAGAGCGTGCTCAGTCTCCTCAGCCTGTCCTCTGACGTCCTGTGCCAGGTACCACAATTACAACTTCACCTGGGTTCCTTTTCAAACAGACCATCATGTGCCCTTTAATTATCCTAACTGGGGATTGTATTTCTATATGAATGTAATTTCACAGACAACTTCTAAAGTGGATTGTGACTCAGATAACAGCTCCTCTGAGCGCCTTCTCCTCCTGGCAGACCTGGTGCTGTATTACTGTCGAAATGCAGCACAGCCTGTTCTGCTACAACTCTACCAGGCTGAGGTGAGCCCGGTCCTACTTTAactaatacatacagtaccagtcaaaagtttggacacacctactcattcaacggtttatctttatttttactattttctacattgtagaataatagtgaagacatcaaaactatgaaataacacatatggaatcatgtagtaaccaaaaaagtgttaaacaaatctacaaatgttttatatttgagattcttcaaagtatccaccctttgccttgatgacagccttgcacactcttggcattctctcaaccagcttcatgaggtagtcacttggaatacttttcaattaacaggtgtgcctttttaaaagttaatttgtggaattactttccttcttaatgtgtttgagccaatcagttgtgtcgtgacaaggtaggggtggtatacagaagatagccctatttattaaaataccaagtccatattatggcaagaactgaaGGTCAGTCATtgcagaaaatttcaagaactttgaacgtttcttcaagagcagtcgcaaaaatcatcaagcgttatgatgaaactggctctcatgaggaccgccacaggaaaggaagacccagagttacatctgctgcagaggatagaaattgcagcccaaataattgcttcacagagttcaagtaacagacacacctcaacatcaactgttcagaggagactacgtggaTCAGGCCTTCCGACCGTGAAGcatgcatggaggaggaggtgtgatggtgtggggtgctttgctggtgacactgtcagtgatttatttagaattctaaacacacttaaccagcatggctaccacagcattctgcagcgatacgccattccatatggtttgcacttagtgggaatataattagtttttcaacaggacaatgactcaacacacctccaggctgtgtaagggctatttgaccaagaaggagagtgatggattgctgcatcagatgacatggcctccacaatcacccgacctcaacccagttgagatggtttggggtgagttggact
It encodes:
- the LOC129825945 gene encoding phosphoinositide 3-kinase regulatory subunit 5-like isoform X2 gives rise to the protein MEHTSCTEDRIHHALDRCLYGLGHSSPNTQPWNAGLCINRWSLEELVKRDPQNFIILLQQILRKTREVLEQSQDELVVPLALLFSSTLLQTPHFSPDSGVLQEACEVFHCFLSWPEPCCSASRHLLSLIKQELRAPGISFQRLVREEQGLTTTTNHSKTMTVLLMSPGEDVPPELLSVSEQLSGVCHSQRDTSITLIKHAFQAALGTKYPLQILHHALQSKGAEDLEQLVTAVTEALETAAFTRDPDTARESLLQSLKGLVESIGIPPPDCHTGPGNVHTLTLPLAKCHMYSWDKDNFDILNDLLQSELDQLPVFNLPIDKGEEDDEDEETEEDTIKNRYTDHRISTVSTCSKDSMFSSYSLSSSLSVPSTLSESSGVDSDFSEDLETDDGQPETRRRPKSKVHLSQRFSMLFKSHQRSSSLCRRAQSMGSRGDVIRDGPSGALFKRSKSLPRQVRLPRLPRSSGVPAPTSDGPFPQSHHVCVRKRPILSCEEGEGVEMSTLVRVVVFGGDREAGRLARAYTDLQQRESRCPRLTTAYRLQFYFVPVKRGNLGGPGGVSIVPEGHLGSLLKCPTSTKSNAVILEDSTTDIAQLIGMTDPWYKQSVLSLLSLSSDVLCQTTSKVDCDSDNSSSERLLLLADLVLYYCRNAAQPVLLQLYQAELTLAGGEKRREVFIHSLELGHTAGTRAVKAMGVASKRFGIDGDREALPLALYIVYNKVCVSGRSQRTETDMVCTSINLRKACKGPQQLDSKMESLHLTMTEVLKIQSSKSKKNYNQISRSEVKVDKVQVSGGSGTTFPVCLDQDEKKIIQSVIRCEVSLCCKPGSGSDWRSHRSRPGQVQPLHPSFCSLLCLPITSFCGSQPS
- the LOC129825945 gene encoding phosphoinositide 3-kinase regulatory subunit 5-like isoform X1, producing MEHTSCTEDRIHHALDRCLYGLGHSSPNTQPWNAGLCINRWSLEELVKRDPQNFIILLQQILRKTREVLEQSQDELVVPLALLFSSTLLQTPHFSPDSGVLQEACEVFHCFLSWPEPCCSASRHLLSLIKQELRAPGISFQRLVREEQGLTTTTNHSKTMTVLLMSPGEDVPPELLSVSEQLSGVCHSQRDTSITLIKHAFQAALGTKYPLQILHHALQSKGAEDLEQLVTAVTEALETAAFTRDPDTARESLLQSLKGLVESIGIPPPDCHTGPGNVHTLTLPLAKCHMYSWDKDNFDILNDLLQSELDQLPVFNLPIDKGEEDDEDEETEEDTIKNRYTDHRISTVSTCSKDSMFSSYSLSSSLSVPSTLSESSGVDSDFSEDLETDDGQPETRRRPKSKVHLSQRFSMLFKSHQRSSSLCRRAQSMGSRGDVIRDGPSGALFKRSKSLPRQVRLPRLPRSSGVPAPTSDGPFPQSHHVCVRKRPILSCEEGEGVEMSTLVRVVVFGGDREAGRLARAYTDLQQRESRCPRLTTAYRLQFYFVPVKRGNLGGPGGVSIVPEGHLGSLLKCPTSTKSNAVILEDSTTDIAQLIGMTDPWYKQSVLSLLSLSSDVLCQTTSKVDCDSDNSSSERLLLLADLVLYYCRNAAQPVLLQLYQAELTLAGGEKRREVFIHSLELGHTAGTRAVKAMGVASKRFGIDGDREALPLALYIVYNKVCVSGRSQRTETDMVCTSINLRKACKGPQQLDSKMESLHLTMTEVLKIQSSKSKKNYNQQISRSEVKVDKVQVSGGSGTTFPVCLDQDEKKIIQSVIRCEVSLCCKPGSGSDWRSHRSRPGQVQPLHPSFCSLLCLPITSFCGSQPS